Proteins found in one Thermodesulfovibrionales bacterium genomic segment:
- a CDS encoding class I SAM-dependent methyltransferase, translating into MDDFSKEYVVSFYNKKLAMHGDRPEALSWTAEGQAAHYRSLLDIAGSIEGKKILDFGCGKGDFYQYLRERHISVGYTGLDINERLISLAKEKFPEGRFEIFDIEQDALKEDFDFIFLCGVFNLQVQGLDELIRETLKKLFPHCGTALAFNALSAYDPRKDFELHYIVPEELFQFAVRNLSPYVALRHDRLAFDFDLFVYRDLNGFAD; encoded by the coding sequence GTGGACGATTTTTCGAAAGAATACGTAGTATCGTTCTATAACAAAAAATTGGCGATGCACGGTGACAGACCTGAGGCACTGAGTTGGACAGCAGAGGGCCAGGCCGCGCATTACCGTTCTCTCCTCGATATCGCCGGAAGTATTGAAGGCAAGAAGATCCTCGATTTCGGCTGCGGAAAAGGGGATTTCTATCAGTACCTGAGGGAGAGACACATTTCCGTGGGGTACACCGGCTTGGACATCAATGAGAGACTCATTTCCCTGGCGAAGGAGAAGTTCCCGGAAGGCCGGTTCGAGATTTTTGACATCGAACAGGATGCTCTGAAGGAGGACTTCGATTTCATCTTTCTCTGCGGGGTCTTCAACCTGCAGGTGCAGGGGCTCGATGAACTCATCAGGGAGACCCTGAAGAAGCTCTTCCCTCATTGCGGGACAGCCCTTGCCTTCAACGCCCTTTCGGCTTATGACCCGAGGAAGGATTTTGAACTACACTATATCGTTCCGGAGGAATTGTTTCAGTTCGCGGTTAGGAACCTTTCTCCCTATGTCGCACTCAGACATGACAGGCTGGCCTTTGATTTCGACCTCTTTGTCTACCGCGATCTGAACGGCTTCGCGGACTAA